Proteins found in one Triticum urartu cultivar G1812 chromosome 4, Tu2.1, whole genome shotgun sequence genomic segment:
- the LOC125553940 gene encoding egg cell-secreted protein 1.2-like gives MAPVVKFVVAALLVLAAIAGPGGVGVASATTGAAGPAAAPSPAPLVARLRLALSGMAEEQQGGGWMMECWGAVTELRSCTSEIVLFFLNGESYLGRDCCIAIRTVTLHCWPSMLASIGLTAQEADILRGFCDAEIPHAPPPPAPAAVPAPAAQP, from the coding sequence ATGGCGCCCGTCGTCAAGTTCGTCGTCGCCGCCCTGCTAGTGCTTGCGGCCATCGCTGGCCCTGGAGGCGTCGGCGTCGCCTCGGCCACCACCGGCGCTGCTGGCCCCGCGGCGGCGCCATCGCCGGCCCCACTCGTCGCTCGCCTCCGCCTCGCGCTCTCGggcatggcggaggagcagcagGGCGGCGGGTGGATGATGGAGTGCTGGGGCGCGGTGACGGAGCTGCGGTCGTGCACCAGCGAGATCGTGCTCTTCTTCCTCAACGGCGAGTCCTACCTGGGCCGCGACTGCTGCATCGCCATCCGCACCGTCACGCTCCACTGCTGGCCCTCCATGCTCGCCTCCATAGGCTTGACCGCCCAGGAGGCCGACATCCTCCGCGGCTTCTGCGACGCTGAGATCCCACACGCTCCTCCCCCGCCGGCGCCGGCCGCCGTGCCAGCGCCTGCTGCGCAGCCATGA